A stretch of Mastomys coucha isolate ucsf_1 unplaced genomic scaffold, UCSF_Mcou_1 pScaffold3, whole genome shotgun sequence DNA encodes these proteins:
- the Sec63 gene encoding translocation protein SEC63 homolog isoform X2 yields MKLSQMAVQGLQQFKSPLLQLPHIEEDNLRRVSNHKKYKIKTIQDLVSLKESDRHSLLHFLEDEKYEEVMAVLGSFPYVTMDIKSQVLDDEDSNNITVGSLVTVLVKLTRQTMAEVFEKEQSICAAEEQPAEDVQSDASKMKAKGGWQQKNKGPKKVPKSKKKKPLKKKPAAVPLAPAKQQKQKQANGVVGSEAALKEEEDDISDKGSDSEEEETNRDSQSEKDDGSDRESDREQDEKQSKDDEAEWQELQQSIQRKERALLETKSKITHPVYSLYFPEEKQEWWWLYIADRKEQTLISMPYHVCTLKDTEEVELKFPAPGKPGNYQYTVFLRSDSYMGLDQIKPLKLEVHEAKPVPENHPQWDTAIEGDDDQEDSEGFEDSFEEEEEEEDGGD; encoded by the exons ATGAAGCTTTCCCAGATGGCTGTTCAGGGGCTCCAGCAGTTTAAGTCTCCTCTTCTGCAGCTCCCTCATATTGAAGAGGACAATCTTAGGAGAGTCTCAAATCATAAAAAG tacaAAATTAAAACTATCCAGGATTTAGTCAGTTTAAAGGAATCAGATCGTCATAGTCTGCTACATTTCCTTGAAGATGAAAAATATGAAGAGGTCATGGCGGTTCTTGGGAGTTTCCCGTATGTGACCATGGACATAAAATCACAGG TCTTGGATGATGAAGACAGCAACAACATCACAGTTGGATCCCTAGTTACAGTGTTGGTTAAATTGACAAGGCAGACAATGGCT GAAGTATTTGAAAAGGAGCAGTCCATCTGCGCGGCTGAGGAGCAGCCTGCAGAAGATGTG CAGAGTGATGCCAGCAAGATGAAGGCAAAAGGAGGATGGCAGCAGAAGAACAAAGGACCCAAGAAAGTGCCCAAATCCAAGAAAAAGAAGCCTTTAAAAAAGAAGCCCGCAGCTGTGCCCTTAGCTCCGGCAAAGCAGCAGAAGCAAAAGCAGGCAAATGGAGTTGTTGGGAGT gaagctgcactaaaggaggaagaagatgacatTTCTGACAAAGGCAGTGATTCTGAAGAGGAAGAAACCAATAGAGACTCGCAGAGTGAGAAGGACGATGGTAGTGACAGGGAATCTGATAGAGAGCAAGatgagaaacaaagcaaagatgACGAAGCA GAATGGCAAGAGTTACAACAGAGTatacagaggaaagagagagctcTTCTGGAGACCAAGTCAAAGATAACACACCCCGTGTACAGTCTCTACTTTCCTGAG gaAAAACAAGAGTGGTGGTGGCTTTATATTGCAGATAGGAAAGAGCAGACATTAATATCCATGCCGTATCACGTGTGCACACTCAAGGATACAGAAGAG GTAGAACTGAAGTTTCCTGCGCCAGGGAAACCTGGGAATTATCAGTATACAGTGTTTCTGAGATCAGACTCCTATATGGGCTTGGATCAGATTAAGCCACTAAAG TTGGAAGTTCATGAGGCCAAGCCTGTGCCAGAAAACCACCCACAGTGGGACACAG